Proteins encoded together in one Pithys albifrons albifrons isolate INPA30051 chromosome 29, PitAlb_v1, whole genome shotgun sequence window:
- the ZMIZ2 gene encoding zinc finger MIZ domain-containing protein 2 isoform X1 — MSSMNPMKPSLPPAPHGDGSFAYEAVPWQPSTNQPPGSLSVVTTVWGVSNPSQSQVFGSPMGPGGSSSSTPLLPGMAGTGSGMSSPPFLPQQPFAEGAPGKGYVQPSVYGRNTYPSGPGFAASYSGGPSGPGGLGLPSHAGRTPTDFTQAAAAAAVAAAAATATATATATVAALQEKQSQELSQYGTMGTGQSFSSQFLPHAGPRGPTNMSPAGMAGIMAPSGVSPVSMSPVRAPSSGSLYGGQRVPQHSYPGPPPSQQLPRQGLKRAYSNEGYPAQQYLQGGQYAVAGAQYAPSAPQSSAPSPSYPGHRLQQGMGQYLSASGSAAPYYKPAEQFNGQSTSFSSYSQAAVNGPGRSLPGYPSSPLAGNPTPPMTPGSAIPTYASPGQDIKSPFLPDVKPSVTPLHPSPSGPAPGEELRLTFPVRDGVVLEPFRLQHNLAVSNHVFQLRDSVYKTLMMRPDLELQFKCYHHEDRQMNTNWPASVQVSVNATPLTIERGDNKTSHKPLYLKHVCQPGRNTIQITVTACCCSHLFVLQLVHRPSVRSVLQGLIKKRLLPAEHCITKIKRNFSSGTIPGTPGPNGEDGVEQTAIKVSLKCPITFRRIQLPARGHDCRHIQCFDLESYLQLNCERGTWRCPVCNKTALLEGLEVDQYMLGILIYIQNSEHEEITIDPTCSWKPVPIKPDIHVKEEPEGPALKRCRTLSPTHMVLPNIMEMIAALGPGSAPFTALAQPPAGAATDYSTPGSSFPGPGGFPEPFPPPSAPGTPTLSDFTPGPPSISYQPNMPGGLLAPEKTPVPPLPAQLPPAGRMEPAHPPGQPGLHSSAAGSQAAPTLHPRGAGARPPLPPTAHAADLAFPPAPGMATAGDGSEPNLDLLPELTNPDELLSYLGPPDLPSSSNDDLLSLFENN, encoded by the exons ATGAGCTCCATGAACCCCATGAAACCCTCGCTGCCGCCTGCGCCCCACGG tgATGGTTCATTTGCATACGAGGCTGTTCCTTGGCAACCAAGCACCAATCAGCCGCCGGGATCCCTCTCCGTGGTAACCACCGTCTGGGGTGTCAGCAACCCCTCCCAGAGCCAG GTGTTTGGCAGCCCCATGGGCCCcggtgggagcagctccagcaccccGCTGCTGCCGGGCATGGCGGGCACCGGCTCGGGCATGAGCTCGCCACCGTTCCTGCCACAGCAGCCCTTCGCTGAGGGGGCACCGGGCAAGGGGTACGTTCAGCCGAGTGTGTACGGCCGCAACACCTACCCCAGCGGGCCGGGCTTCGCTGCCAG ctACAGCGGCGGCCCCAGCGGCCCCGGTGGGCTCGGGCTGCCCTCGCACGCCGGCCGGACCCCCACTGACTTCACCCAGGCGGCAGCGGCTGCTGccgtggctgctgctgctgccacagccacgGCCACGGCCACAGCGACGGTGGCAGCGCTGCAGGagaagcagagccaggagctgagccAGTATGGCACG atgGGCACGGGGCAGTCCTTTAGCAGCCAGTTCCTGCCCCATGCTGGGCCCCGTGGCCCCACCAACATGAGCCCAGCTGGCATGGCAGGCATCATGGCCCCCTCTGGCGTCTCCCCCGTGAGCATGAGCCCCGTGCGGGCgcccagctctggctccctGTACGGTGGGCAGCGAGTGCCCCAGCACAGCTACCCTGGCCCCCCCCCGAGCCAGCAGCTGCCCCGACAGGGCCTCAAGCGGGCGTACTCCAACGAG GGGTACCCAGCGCAGCAGTACCTCCAGGGTGGGCAGTATGCTGTGGCCGGTGCCCAGTATGCCCCCAGCGCCCCCCAGTCCTCCGCTCCGTCCCCCTCCTACCCCGGGCACAGACTGCAGCAGGGCATGGGCCAGTACCTCTCCGCTTCAGGCAGTGCTGCACCCTATTACAAG CCGGCTGAGCAGTTCAATGGGCAGAGCACCAGCTTCAGCAGCTACAGCCAGGCGGCGGTGAACGGG CCGGGCCGCTCCCTGCCGGGGTACCCCAGCTCGCCGCTGGCCGGGAACCCCACGCCGCCCATGACGCCGGGCAGCGCCATCCCCACCTACGCGTCCCCGGGGCAGGACATCAAGTCACCCTTCCTGCCAGATGTGAAGCCCAGCGTCACCCCCCTGCACCCATCCCCTTCAG GCCCAGCCCCTGGCGAGGAGCTGCGTTTGACCTTCCCGGTGCGGGACGGCGTGGTGCTGGAGCCCTTCCGCCTGCAGCACAACCTGGCCGTCAGCAACCACGTCTTCCAGCTGCGCGACTCCGTCTACAAGACCCTCATGATGAG GCCTGACCTGGAACTGCAGTTCAAGTGCTACCACCACGAGGATCGGCAGATGAACACCAACTGGCCGGCCTCTGTGCAGGTGAGTGTCAACGCCACGCCGCTCACCATCGAGCGCGGGGACAACAAGACCTCCCACAAGCCGCTCTACCTGAAGCACGTGTGCCAGCCCGGCCGGAACACCATCCAGATCACCGTCACCGCCTGCTGCTGC TCCCACCTGTTCGTCCTGCAGCTGGTGCACCGGCCCTCGGTGCGCTCCGTGCTGCAGGGGCTCATCAAGAAGCGCCTGCTCCCCGCTGAGCACTGCATCACCAAAA TCAAGCGCAACTTCAGCAGCGGGACCATCCCAGGGACCCCAGGGCCCAACGGCGAGGACGGCGTGGAGCAGACGGCCATCAAGGTGTCCCTCAAGTGCCCCATCACCTTTCGGAGGATCCAGCTCCCAGCCCGGGGTCATGACTGCCGGCACATACAG TGCTTCGACCTGGAGTCGTATCTGCAGCTCAACTGTGAGAGGGGCACATGGCGATGTCCTGTCTGCAA TAAGACGGCcctgctggaggggctggaggtggaCCAGTACATGCTGGGCATCCTGATCTACATCCAGAA ctCAGAGCACGAGGAGATCACCATTGACCCGACCTGCAGCTGGAAACCCGTCCCCATCAAACCCGACATCCACGTGAAGGAGGAGCCGGAGGGGCCGGCGCTGAAGCGGTGCCGGACGCTGAGTCCCACGCACATGGTGCTGCCCAACATCATGGAGATGATTGCGGCGCTGGGGCCCGGCTCGGCGCCCTTCACAGCGCTGGCACAGCCCCCGGCAGGGGCTGCCACCGACTACAGCACCCCGG GTTCCAGCTTTCCGGGACCTGGGGGCTTCCCAGAGCCTTTCCCTCCCCCCAGCGCCCCTGGCACCCCAACGCTGAGTGACTTCACACCAGGCCCCCCCTCCATCTCCTACCAGCCCAACATGCCCGGTGGCCTCCTGGCCCCTGAGAAGACCCCCGTGCCCCCTCTGCCCGCACAG CTTCCCCCGGCAGGCCGGATGGAGCCGGCGCACCCCCCGGGGCAGCCCGGGCTGCACAGCAGCGCTGCGGGCAGCCAGGCAGCGCCCACGCTGCACCCGCGGGGCGCAGGGGCAcggcccccgctgccccccacCGCCCACGCCGCCGACCTCGCCTTCCCGCCCGCGCCCGGCATGGCCACGGCGGGCGACGGCTCAGAGCCCAACCTCGAC ctcctgcctgagcTGACGAACCCCGACGAGCTGCTGTCCTACCTGGGGCCGCCCGacctccccagcagcagcaacgaTGATCTCCTGTCCCTCTTCGAGAATAACTGA
- the ZMIZ2 gene encoding zinc finger MIZ domain-containing protein 2 isoform X2, with product MSSMNPMKPSLPPAPHGDGSFAYEAVPWQPSTNQPPGSLSVVTTVWGVSNPSQSQQPFAEGAPGKGYVQPSVYGRNTYPSGPGFAASYSGGPSGPGGLGLPSHAGRTPTDFTQAAAAAAVAAAAATATATATATVAALQEKQSQELSQYGTMGTGQSFSSQFLPHAGPRGPTNMSPAGMAGIMAPSGVSPVSMSPVRAPSSGSLYGGQRVPQHSYPGPPPSQQLPRQGLKRAYSNEGYPAQQYLQGGQYAVAGAQYAPSAPQSSAPSPSYPGHRLQQGMGQYLSASGSAAPYYKPAEQFNGQSTSFSSYSQAAVNGPGRSLPGYPSSPLAGNPTPPMTPGSAIPTYASPGQDIKSPFLPDVKPSVTPLHPSPSGPAPGEELRLTFPVRDGVVLEPFRLQHNLAVSNHVFQLRDSVYKTLMMRPDLELQFKCYHHEDRQMNTNWPASVQVSVNATPLTIERGDNKTSHKPLYLKHVCQPGRNTIQITVTACCCSHLFVLQLVHRPSVRSVLQGLIKKRLLPAEHCITKIKRNFSSGTIPGTPGPNGEDGVEQTAIKVSLKCPITFRRIQLPARGHDCRHIQCFDLESYLQLNCERGTWRCPVCNKTALLEGLEVDQYMLGILIYIQNSEHEEITIDPTCSWKPVPIKPDIHVKEEPEGPALKRCRTLSPTHMVLPNIMEMIAALGPGSAPFTALAQPPAGAATDYSTPGSSFPGPGGFPEPFPPPSAPGTPTLSDFTPGPPSISYQPNMPGGLLAPEKTPVPPLPAQLPPAGRMEPAHPPGQPGLHSSAAGSQAAPTLHPRGAGARPPLPPTAHAADLAFPPAPGMATAGDGSEPNLDLLPELTNPDELLSYLGPPDLPSSSNDDLLSLFENN from the exons ATGAGCTCCATGAACCCCATGAAACCCTCGCTGCCGCCTGCGCCCCACGG tgATGGTTCATTTGCATACGAGGCTGTTCCTTGGCAACCAAGCACCAATCAGCCGCCGGGATCCCTCTCCGTGGTAACCACCGTCTGGGGTGTCAGCAACCCCTCCCAGAGCCAG CAGCCCTTCGCTGAGGGGGCACCGGGCAAGGGGTACGTTCAGCCGAGTGTGTACGGCCGCAACACCTACCCCAGCGGGCCGGGCTTCGCTGCCAG ctACAGCGGCGGCCCCAGCGGCCCCGGTGGGCTCGGGCTGCCCTCGCACGCCGGCCGGACCCCCACTGACTTCACCCAGGCGGCAGCGGCTGCTGccgtggctgctgctgctgccacagccacgGCCACGGCCACAGCGACGGTGGCAGCGCTGCAGGagaagcagagccaggagctgagccAGTATGGCACG atgGGCACGGGGCAGTCCTTTAGCAGCCAGTTCCTGCCCCATGCTGGGCCCCGTGGCCCCACCAACATGAGCCCAGCTGGCATGGCAGGCATCATGGCCCCCTCTGGCGTCTCCCCCGTGAGCATGAGCCCCGTGCGGGCgcccagctctggctccctGTACGGTGGGCAGCGAGTGCCCCAGCACAGCTACCCTGGCCCCCCCCCGAGCCAGCAGCTGCCCCGACAGGGCCTCAAGCGGGCGTACTCCAACGAG GGGTACCCAGCGCAGCAGTACCTCCAGGGTGGGCAGTATGCTGTGGCCGGTGCCCAGTATGCCCCCAGCGCCCCCCAGTCCTCCGCTCCGTCCCCCTCCTACCCCGGGCACAGACTGCAGCAGGGCATGGGCCAGTACCTCTCCGCTTCAGGCAGTGCTGCACCCTATTACAAG CCGGCTGAGCAGTTCAATGGGCAGAGCACCAGCTTCAGCAGCTACAGCCAGGCGGCGGTGAACGGG CCGGGCCGCTCCCTGCCGGGGTACCCCAGCTCGCCGCTGGCCGGGAACCCCACGCCGCCCATGACGCCGGGCAGCGCCATCCCCACCTACGCGTCCCCGGGGCAGGACATCAAGTCACCCTTCCTGCCAGATGTGAAGCCCAGCGTCACCCCCCTGCACCCATCCCCTTCAG GCCCAGCCCCTGGCGAGGAGCTGCGTTTGACCTTCCCGGTGCGGGACGGCGTGGTGCTGGAGCCCTTCCGCCTGCAGCACAACCTGGCCGTCAGCAACCACGTCTTCCAGCTGCGCGACTCCGTCTACAAGACCCTCATGATGAG GCCTGACCTGGAACTGCAGTTCAAGTGCTACCACCACGAGGATCGGCAGATGAACACCAACTGGCCGGCCTCTGTGCAGGTGAGTGTCAACGCCACGCCGCTCACCATCGAGCGCGGGGACAACAAGACCTCCCACAAGCCGCTCTACCTGAAGCACGTGTGCCAGCCCGGCCGGAACACCATCCAGATCACCGTCACCGCCTGCTGCTGC TCCCACCTGTTCGTCCTGCAGCTGGTGCACCGGCCCTCGGTGCGCTCCGTGCTGCAGGGGCTCATCAAGAAGCGCCTGCTCCCCGCTGAGCACTGCATCACCAAAA TCAAGCGCAACTTCAGCAGCGGGACCATCCCAGGGACCCCAGGGCCCAACGGCGAGGACGGCGTGGAGCAGACGGCCATCAAGGTGTCCCTCAAGTGCCCCATCACCTTTCGGAGGATCCAGCTCCCAGCCCGGGGTCATGACTGCCGGCACATACAG TGCTTCGACCTGGAGTCGTATCTGCAGCTCAACTGTGAGAGGGGCACATGGCGATGTCCTGTCTGCAA TAAGACGGCcctgctggaggggctggaggtggaCCAGTACATGCTGGGCATCCTGATCTACATCCAGAA ctCAGAGCACGAGGAGATCACCATTGACCCGACCTGCAGCTGGAAACCCGTCCCCATCAAACCCGACATCCACGTGAAGGAGGAGCCGGAGGGGCCGGCGCTGAAGCGGTGCCGGACGCTGAGTCCCACGCACATGGTGCTGCCCAACATCATGGAGATGATTGCGGCGCTGGGGCCCGGCTCGGCGCCCTTCACAGCGCTGGCACAGCCCCCGGCAGGGGCTGCCACCGACTACAGCACCCCGG GTTCCAGCTTTCCGGGACCTGGGGGCTTCCCAGAGCCTTTCCCTCCCCCCAGCGCCCCTGGCACCCCAACGCTGAGTGACTTCACACCAGGCCCCCCCTCCATCTCCTACCAGCCCAACATGCCCGGTGGCCTCCTGGCCCCTGAGAAGACCCCCGTGCCCCCTCTGCCCGCACAG CTTCCCCCGGCAGGCCGGATGGAGCCGGCGCACCCCCCGGGGCAGCCCGGGCTGCACAGCAGCGCTGCGGGCAGCCAGGCAGCGCCCACGCTGCACCCGCGGGGCGCAGGGGCAcggcccccgctgccccccacCGCCCACGCCGCCGACCTCGCCTTCCCGCCCGCGCCCGGCATGGCCACGGCGGGCGACGGCTCAGAGCCCAACCTCGAC ctcctgcctgagcTGACGAACCCCGACGAGCTGCTGTCCTACCTGGGGCCGCCCGacctccccagcagcagcaacgaTGATCTCCTGTCCCTCTTCGAGAATAACTGA
- the ZMIZ2 gene encoding zinc finger MIZ domain-containing protein 2 isoform X3: protein MSSMNPMKPSLPPAPHGDGSFAYEAVPWQPSTNQPPGSLSVVTTVWGVSNPSQSQPFAEGAPGKGYVQPSVYGRNTYPSGPGFAASYSGGPSGPGGLGLPSHAGRTPTDFTQAAAAAAVAAAAATATATATATVAALQEKQSQELSQYGTMGTGQSFSSQFLPHAGPRGPTNMSPAGMAGIMAPSGVSPVSMSPVRAPSSGSLYGGQRVPQHSYPGPPPSQQLPRQGLKRAYSNEGYPAQQYLQGGQYAVAGAQYAPSAPQSSAPSPSYPGHRLQQGMGQYLSASGSAAPYYKPAEQFNGQSTSFSSYSQAAVNGPGRSLPGYPSSPLAGNPTPPMTPGSAIPTYASPGQDIKSPFLPDVKPSVTPLHPSPSGPAPGEELRLTFPVRDGVVLEPFRLQHNLAVSNHVFQLRDSVYKTLMMRPDLELQFKCYHHEDRQMNTNWPASVQVSVNATPLTIERGDNKTSHKPLYLKHVCQPGRNTIQITVTACCCSHLFVLQLVHRPSVRSVLQGLIKKRLLPAEHCITKIKRNFSSGTIPGTPGPNGEDGVEQTAIKVSLKCPITFRRIQLPARGHDCRHIQCFDLESYLQLNCERGTWRCPVCNKTALLEGLEVDQYMLGILIYIQNSEHEEITIDPTCSWKPVPIKPDIHVKEEPEGPALKRCRTLSPTHMVLPNIMEMIAALGPGSAPFTALAQPPAGAATDYSTPGSSFPGPGGFPEPFPPPSAPGTPTLSDFTPGPPSISYQPNMPGGLLAPEKTPVPPLPAQLPPAGRMEPAHPPGQPGLHSSAAGSQAAPTLHPRGAGARPPLPPTAHAADLAFPPAPGMATAGDGSEPNLDLLPELTNPDELLSYLGPPDLPSSSNDDLLSLFENN from the exons ATGAGCTCCATGAACCCCATGAAACCCTCGCTGCCGCCTGCGCCCCACGG tgATGGTTCATTTGCATACGAGGCTGTTCCTTGGCAACCAAGCACCAATCAGCCGCCGGGATCCCTCTCCGTGGTAACCACCGTCTGGGGTGTCAGCAACCCCTCCCAGAGCCAG CCCTTCGCTGAGGGGGCACCGGGCAAGGGGTACGTTCAGCCGAGTGTGTACGGCCGCAACACCTACCCCAGCGGGCCGGGCTTCGCTGCCAG ctACAGCGGCGGCCCCAGCGGCCCCGGTGGGCTCGGGCTGCCCTCGCACGCCGGCCGGACCCCCACTGACTTCACCCAGGCGGCAGCGGCTGCTGccgtggctgctgctgctgccacagccacgGCCACGGCCACAGCGACGGTGGCAGCGCTGCAGGagaagcagagccaggagctgagccAGTATGGCACG atgGGCACGGGGCAGTCCTTTAGCAGCCAGTTCCTGCCCCATGCTGGGCCCCGTGGCCCCACCAACATGAGCCCAGCTGGCATGGCAGGCATCATGGCCCCCTCTGGCGTCTCCCCCGTGAGCATGAGCCCCGTGCGGGCgcccagctctggctccctGTACGGTGGGCAGCGAGTGCCCCAGCACAGCTACCCTGGCCCCCCCCCGAGCCAGCAGCTGCCCCGACAGGGCCTCAAGCGGGCGTACTCCAACGAG GGGTACCCAGCGCAGCAGTACCTCCAGGGTGGGCAGTATGCTGTGGCCGGTGCCCAGTATGCCCCCAGCGCCCCCCAGTCCTCCGCTCCGTCCCCCTCCTACCCCGGGCACAGACTGCAGCAGGGCATGGGCCAGTACCTCTCCGCTTCAGGCAGTGCTGCACCCTATTACAAG CCGGCTGAGCAGTTCAATGGGCAGAGCACCAGCTTCAGCAGCTACAGCCAGGCGGCGGTGAACGGG CCGGGCCGCTCCCTGCCGGGGTACCCCAGCTCGCCGCTGGCCGGGAACCCCACGCCGCCCATGACGCCGGGCAGCGCCATCCCCACCTACGCGTCCCCGGGGCAGGACATCAAGTCACCCTTCCTGCCAGATGTGAAGCCCAGCGTCACCCCCCTGCACCCATCCCCTTCAG GCCCAGCCCCTGGCGAGGAGCTGCGTTTGACCTTCCCGGTGCGGGACGGCGTGGTGCTGGAGCCCTTCCGCCTGCAGCACAACCTGGCCGTCAGCAACCACGTCTTCCAGCTGCGCGACTCCGTCTACAAGACCCTCATGATGAG GCCTGACCTGGAACTGCAGTTCAAGTGCTACCACCACGAGGATCGGCAGATGAACACCAACTGGCCGGCCTCTGTGCAGGTGAGTGTCAACGCCACGCCGCTCACCATCGAGCGCGGGGACAACAAGACCTCCCACAAGCCGCTCTACCTGAAGCACGTGTGCCAGCCCGGCCGGAACACCATCCAGATCACCGTCACCGCCTGCTGCTGC TCCCACCTGTTCGTCCTGCAGCTGGTGCACCGGCCCTCGGTGCGCTCCGTGCTGCAGGGGCTCATCAAGAAGCGCCTGCTCCCCGCTGAGCACTGCATCACCAAAA TCAAGCGCAACTTCAGCAGCGGGACCATCCCAGGGACCCCAGGGCCCAACGGCGAGGACGGCGTGGAGCAGACGGCCATCAAGGTGTCCCTCAAGTGCCCCATCACCTTTCGGAGGATCCAGCTCCCAGCCCGGGGTCATGACTGCCGGCACATACAG TGCTTCGACCTGGAGTCGTATCTGCAGCTCAACTGTGAGAGGGGCACATGGCGATGTCCTGTCTGCAA TAAGACGGCcctgctggaggggctggaggtggaCCAGTACATGCTGGGCATCCTGATCTACATCCAGAA ctCAGAGCACGAGGAGATCACCATTGACCCGACCTGCAGCTGGAAACCCGTCCCCATCAAACCCGACATCCACGTGAAGGAGGAGCCGGAGGGGCCGGCGCTGAAGCGGTGCCGGACGCTGAGTCCCACGCACATGGTGCTGCCCAACATCATGGAGATGATTGCGGCGCTGGGGCCCGGCTCGGCGCCCTTCACAGCGCTGGCACAGCCCCCGGCAGGGGCTGCCACCGACTACAGCACCCCGG GTTCCAGCTTTCCGGGACCTGGGGGCTTCCCAGAGCCTTTCCCTCCCCCCAGCGCCCCTGGCACCCCAACGCTGAGTGACTTCACACCAGGCCCCCCCTCCATCTCCTACCAGCCCAACATGCCCGGTGGCCTCCTGGCCCCTGAGAAGACCCCCGTGCCCCCTCTGCCCGCACAG CTTCCCCCGGCAGGCCGGATGGAGCCGGCGCACCCCCCGGGGCAGCCCGGGCTGCACAGCAGCGCTGCGGGCAGCCAGGCAGCGCCCACGCTGCACCCGCGGGGCGCAGGGGCAcggcccccgctgccccccacCGCCCACGCCGCCGACCTCGCCTTCCCGCCCGCGCCCGGCATGGCCACGGCGGGCGACGGCTCAGAGCCCAACCTCGAC ctcctgcctgagcTGACGAACCCCGACGAGCTGCTGTCCTACCTGGGGCCGCCCGacctccccagcagcagcaacgaTGATCTCCTGTCCCTCTTCGAGAATAACTGA
- the PPIA gene encoding peptidyl-prolyl cis-trans isomerase A has product MANPVVFFDIAANGEPLGRVTFELFADKVPKTAENFRALSTGEKGFGYKGSCFHRIIPGFMCQGGDFTRHNGTGGKSIYGEKFPDENFILKHTGPGILSMANAGPNTNGSQFFICTAKTEWLDGKHVVFGRVKEGMNVVEAMERCGSKDGKTSKKITITDCGQLS; this is encoded by the exons ATGGCCAACCCCGTCGTGTTCTTCGACATCGCCGCCAACGGCGAGCCCCTGGGCCGCGTCACCTTCGAG CTGTTCGCAGACAAGGTCCCCAAGACAGCAG aaAACTTCCGTGCCCTGAGCACTGGTGAGAAGGGATTCGGCTACAAGGGGTCCTGCTTCCACAGAATCATTCCTGGGTTCATGTGCCAG GGTGGTGACTTCACGCGCCACAACGGCACCGGAGGCAAATCCATCTATGGGGAGAAGTTCCCCGATGAGAACTTCATCCTGAAGCACACAGGCCCTGGCATCCTGTCCATGGCCAACGCTGGCCCCAACACAAATGGCTCCCAGTTCTTCATCTGCACTGCCAAGACTGAGTG GTTGGATGGTAAGCACGTTGTCTTCGGCCGTGTCAAGGAGGGGATGAACGTGGTGGAGGCCATGGAGCGCTGTGGCTCCAAAGATGGCAAAACAAGCAAGAAGATCACCATCACCGACTGCGGGCAGCTCTCATAA
- the LOC139683761 gene encoding steroid 21-hydroxylase-like yields the protein MAPLALLALLFLLLPLGALLRRGPRWAALHLLHPQGALHLRRLALRAGPVLRMRVGGRDLLVLSSVGTIRAALVRRCGDWLGRPPSYLGSLVSQGGQDLALGAPCPGWRQQRGAARAALARAGGRLRPLLWLQGQELCKELRSHGGAPLDPFEVFTFHTCSTIARLLFGDLVPPPGELRAFSHCLGELLQVWGRSTVRVLDLLPPLRALPNPGLRELLRLVRHRDTFVETQIRRHQECPCPPSDTVLGALLGGDPGVQGTPLSPPRLHMALVDLFIGGTETTAAALGWAVAFLLHRPELQARLRAELGGLPGPPGPGDVAHLPLLQATVSETLRLRPPAPLALPHCALRHTSLAGLPVPAGTILVPNLLAAQQDPDIWQHPEAFLPERFLAADAPSRSLLPFGCGARSCPGEALARAELFVFLGLILREFRLEPGPGGLPGLEGSAGTVLRCPPFRLRLVPCQLSGSP from the exons ATGGCGCCGCTGGCGCTGCTGGcgctgctgttcctgctgctgccgctgggGGCGCTGCTGCGGCGCGGCCCGCGCTGGGCGGCGCTTCACCTGCTGCACCCGCAGGGGGCGCTGCACCTGCGCCGGCTGGCGCTGCGGGCCGGACCCGTGCTGCGCATGCGCGTGGGGGGGCGCg ATTTGCTGGTGCTGAGCTCGGTGGGCACCATTCGGGCGGCGCTGGTTCGGCGCTGCGGGGACTGGCTGGGGCGCCCACCCAGCTACCTGG ggtCGCTGGTGTCTCAGGGGGGGCAGGACCTGGCGCTGGGGGCCCCGTGCCCGGGGTGGCGGCAGCAGCGGGGGGCGGCACGGGCGGCGCTGGCACGGGCTGGGGGGCGGCTCAGGCCcctcctgtggctgcagggccaggagctgtgTAAG GAGCTCCGATCCCACGGGGGAGCCCCCCTGGACCCCTTCGAGGTGTTCACGTTCCACACCTGCAGCACCATCGCACGCCTCCTCTTCGGGGACCTG GTGCCCCCGCCAGGGGAGCTTCGGGCCTTCTCCCACTGCctgggggagctgctgcaggtctgGGGGCGCAGCACTGTGAGGGTTCTCGACCTGCTGCCCCCCCTGCGG gccctgcccaacccggggctgcgggagctgcTGCGGCTCGTCCGGCACCGCGACACCTTCGTGGAGACCCAGATCCGGCGGCACCAG gagtgcccctgcccaccctcggACACAGTtttgggggcactgctggggggtGACCCCGGGGTGCAGgggacccccctgagccccccccGGCTGCACATGGCACTGGTGGATCTGTTCATCGGGGGCACCGAGACCACGGCGGCCGcgctgggctgggcagtggcCTTCCTGCTGCACCGCCCCGAG ctgcaggcacGGCTGCgggcagagctgggtgggctGCCGGGCCCCCCCGGGCCGGGGGACGTGGCAcacctgcccctgctccaggcCACCGTCAGCGAGACCCTGAGGCTGCGGCCGCCCGcgcccctggcactgccccactGCGCCCTGCGCCACACCAG tcTCGCAGGGCTCCCGGTACCAGCTGGCACCATCCTGGTCCCCAACCTGCTGGCAGCCCAGCAGGACCCCGACATCTGGCAGCACCCCGAGGCCTTCCTGCCTG AGCGGTTCCTGGCCGCGGACGCCCCGTCGCGGTCGCTGCTGCCCTTCGGCTGCGGGGCGCGATCGTGCCCGGGGGAGGCGCTGGCACGGGCAGAGCTCTTCGTGTTCCTGGGGCTGATCCTGCGGGAATTCCGGCTGGAGCCGGGCCCGGGGGGCCTGCCGGGGCTGGAGGGGTCGGCGGGCACCGTGCTGCGCTGCCCTCCCTTCCGCCTGCGCCTGGTGCCGTGCCAGCTCTCGGGCTCCCCGTAA